From a region of the Xyrauchen texanus isolate HMW12.3.18 chromosome 39, RBS_HiC_50CHRs, whole genome shotgun sequence genome:
- the ikbke gene encoding inhibitor of nuclear factor kappa-B kinase subunit epsilon — translation MSSSCVSTMTASTANHLWLIDDILGQGATASVYKARNKKTGELVAVKVFNLVSYNRPYEVQMREFDVLQRLNHVNIVKLFGVEEMHMNPKQKVLVMEFCSGGSLLNQLEEPENAFGLSESEFLIVLQCVVQGMNHLRENGVVHRDIKPGNIMRQVGEDGRSVYKLTDFGAARELEDDEKFVSIYGTEEYLHPDMYERAVLKKPQHKVYGVSVDLWSIGVTFYHAATGSLPFIPYGGPRRNKKTMYKITTDKPERAISGVQKVEDGAIEWSYQLPLCCQLSEGLKTQLVPVLASILEANQEKCWGFVQFFAATTDILHSITIHIFSLQQATAHRIYIHFHNTVSIFFEDVQAQTGIEPTVQQYLFQGHPLILEPTMKVVNLPPTSSDSPIILISRRPEKLVGLLYREPEASAIPTRFDVMADYTFSKTVVGVIHQYLRIARLLQKYRELILQGFYSYIENTGLECSNVGHRIAMVNMKLISCISTEENLHKFTHKFAHEFPDFIDNKKKLAMIEEDLQRMYGNGIREFQNQLQHLHVMLSKHTETLAQDKSIQKMEVLLGKIVAVHQQYCKDRVMGKLSYNDEQIHKFEKLNLASYIKKVKTLFKDDCLQKYQDVLMASGSWNRVLYELQTSLEHFSEILRQKMGDLHLCEAQQTKVLDRAVARAVQQPIGAESMDGPKKNDHMIFKMTRLKDEMEAVARELQNNNNIIESLGALPPTLSMEKTIPQPSKP, via the exons ATGTCATCCTCCTGTGTCAGCACAATGACCGCAAGTACAGCAAACCACCTTTGGCTCATTGATGACATTCTTGGACAGGGAGCAACAGCAAGCGTCTACAAAGCACGAAACAAG AAAACAGGTGAGCTGGTTGCTGTGAAGGTCTTTAACTTGGTGAGCTACAACAGGCCTTATGAAGTTCAGATGAGGGAGTTTGACGTGTTGCAGAGGCTCAATCATGTCAACATTGTTAAACTCTTTGGTGTGGAGGAG ATGCATATGAACCCAAAGCAGAAGGTTCTGGTGATGGAGTTCTGTTCAGGTGGCAGCCTGCTGAACCAACTGGAGGAGCCTGAGAATGCTTTTGGCCTGTCTGAGTCTGAGTTCCTCATCGTGTTGCAGTGTGTGG TTCAAGGAATGAACCACTTGCGGGAGAATGGGGTAGTCCACAGGGATATTAAACCTGGCAATATCATGAGGCAAGTGGGTGAGGATGGACGCTCCGTGTACAAGCTCACAGACTTTGGCGCTGCCCGGGAGTTGGAGGACGATGAGAAGTTTGTGTCCATATATGGCACAGAGGAATACCTG CATCCTGACATGTACGAGCGTGCAGTGTTAAAAAAGCCTCAGCACAAAGTTTATGGAGTGTCTGTGGATCTTTGGAGCATTGGTGTCACCTTCTATCATGCTGCCACTGGCAGCCTTCCCTTTATACCATATGGAGGCCCACGCAGAAACAAGAAGACCAT GTACAAAATCACAACAGATAAGCCAGAGAGAGCTATATCAGGTGTACAGAAGGTGGAAGATGGTGCTATTGAATGGAGCTACCAACTGCCACTCTGCTGCCAGCTCTCAGA GGGTTTAAAGACCCAGCTGGTACCAGTGTTGGCCAGCATATTGGAGGCCAATCAAGAGAAGTGTTGGGGCTTTGTCCAGTTCTTTGCTGCTACTACTGACATCCTGCACAGCATCACAATCCATATTTTCTCTCTCCAGCAGGCCACTGCTCACAGAATCTACATCCACTTTCACAACAC AGTCTCAATCTTTTTTGAGGATGTTCAGGCCCAGACTGGTATTGAACCCACAGTTCAACAGTACCTGTTTCAGGGTCATCCTCTTATATTGGAGCCAACCATGAAAGTTGTCAACCTTCCCCCCACCAGTTCAGACTCTCCTATCATTCTGATCAGCCGACGGCCAGAGAAACTTGTAGGACTTCTGTACAGAGAGC CTGAAGCCTCTGCCATACCCACAAGGTTTGATGTCATGGCAGATTACACTTTTTCCAAG ACTGTTGTCGGGGTCATCCATCAGTACCTGCGTATAGCTCGCCTCCTCCAGAAGTACAGGGAACTGATTCTGCAGGGATTCTATAGCTACAT TGAAAACACAGGCTTGGAGTGCAGTAACGTGGGACACAGGATTGCCATGGTGAATATGAAGTTGATATCTTGTATCAGCACAGAGGAGAACCTCCACAAATT CACACACAAGTTTGCACATGAGTTTCCAGACTTCATAGACAATAAAAAGAAACTTGCAATG ATTGAAGAGGATTTGCAGCGGATGTACGGCAATGGAATCAGAGAGTTTCAGAATCAACTGCAGCACCTGCATGTCATGCTGTCTAAACACACAGAGACCCTGGCTCAGGATAAGAG cATCCAGAAGATGGAGGTTCTGTTGGGAAAAATTGTTGCGGTTCATCAGCAGTATTGCAAAGACAGAGTGATGGGGA AACTCAGCTATAATGATGAACAGATTCACAAGTTTGAAAA GCTCAATCTGGCATCATACATAAAGAAGGTGAAGACTCtgtttaaggatgactgtttgcAGAAATATCAGGATGTTCTGATGGCTTCAGGAAGTTGGAACAG AGTTCTATACGAGTTGCAGACAAGTCTGGAACACTTCAGTGAGATCCTGCGACAGAAGATGGGAGATCTGCATTTGTGTGAGGCTCAACAGACCAAG GTTCTGGACAGAGCTGTGGCCAGAGCTGTTCAGCAGCCAATTGGAGCTGAGAGCATGGATGGACCGAAAAAAAATGATCACATGATCTTCAA aatgACCAGATTAAAAGATGAGATGGAGGCAGTGGCACGGGAATtacagaataacaacaacatcATAGAAAG tcTTGGAGCTCTTCCCCCAACACTTTCAATGGAGAAAACAATACCTCAACCCAGCAAACCATGA